From a region of the Salarias fasciatus chromosome 6, fSalaFa1.1, whole genome shotgun sequence genome:
- the LOC115389687 gene encoding transmembrane protein 178A, which produces MPSNGNSGGSCANGSTGTCSGTTGSGSVHVPAMERARPATVTVSAVSLALSVLSLLLLVTAISTDHWYETDTRRHKDNCDRHGSDSNDQKNREMPIYHLPLVDTGSGGARQRDVALMKPVHVGSREEELLENWRAILGMGILETECGRPLFSTHSGLWRKCYFKGLDPDIDKLIDRGIADRCTAVKYHFSQPIRLRNIPLNLTRTIQQDEWHLLHLRRITAGFLGMAAAVLLCGSIVASVGFFWEESLTQHVSGLLFLMAGIFCTISLCTYAASVTYDLARNPPFIYGLPADVDHGYGWSICCAWASLGLIVAAGCIGTTFPFLSRAGRLRSKTARESSV; this is translated from the exons ATGCCCAGTAACGGGAACAGCGGCGGGAGCTGCGCGAACGGCAGCACCGGGACCTGCTCCGGGACCACCGGCAGCGGCTCGGTCCATGTCCCGGCCATGGAGAGAGCGCGGCCGGCCACGGTGACGGTGTCCGCGGTGAGCCTGGCGCTCAGCGtgctgtcgctgctgctgctggtcaccGCCATCTCCACCGACCACTGGTACGAGACCGACACGCGCCGGCACAAGGACAACTGCGACCGCCACGGGTCCGACTCCAACGACCAGAAGAACCGGGAGATGCCCATCTACCACCTGCCGCTCGTGGACACCGGCAGCGGCGGAGCGCGGCAGCGGGACGTGGCGCTGATGAAGCCCGTGCATGtgggcagcagagaggaggagctgctggagaactgGCGGGCCATCCTGGGGATGGGCATCCTGGAGACCGAGTGCGGCAGGCCGCTGTTCTCCACTCACTCCGGCCTGTGGAGGAAGTGCTACTTCAAGGGCCTGGACCCGGACATCGACAAGCTGATCGACCGGG GTATCGCAGATCGCTGCACTGCTGTCAAGTATCACttctctcagccaatcagattgaGGAACATCCCCCTGAACCTGACCAGGACCATCCAACAGGATGAGTGGCACCTGCTGC acctGCGGAGGATCACAGCTGGATTTCTGGGCATGGCTGCGGCCGTCCTGCTGTGTGGGAGCATCGTGGCCTCAGTGGGTTTTTTCTGGGAGGAAAGTCTGACCCAACACGTGTccggcctcctcttcctcatggcAG GGATCTTCTGCACCATCTCTCTCTGCACGTATGCAGCCAGCGTTACCTATGACCTCGCCAGGAATCCGCCCTTCATCTATGGTCTGCCGGCGGACGTGGATCACGGTTACGGCTGGTCCATCTGCTGCGCCTGGGCCAGTCTAGGTCTCATCGTGGCCGCCGGCTGCATTGGGACCACGTTCCCCTTCCTGAGCCGGGCTGGGCGACTGCGTTCCAAGACGGCCCGTGAGTCCTCCGTCTGA